The Rickettsiales bacterium genome window below encodes:
- a CDS encoding IS1595 family transposase: EHFNLFLKECEWRFNMGTPSDLLADLKKLLKEYY, encoded by the coding sequence AAGAGCATTTTAATCTGTTCTTGAAAGAATGTGAGTGGAGGTTTAATATGGGCACACCAAGTGACTTACTGGCAGACCTGAAAAAGTTGCTCAAAGAATATTATTAG